In Pyrus communis chromosome 1, drPyrComm1.1, whole genome shotgun sequence, the following are encoded in one genomic region:
- the LOC137746456 gene encoding ubiquitin-fold modifier-conjugating enzyme 1-like: MEGWDPNTKSTLTQIPLLTTKAGPRDGAAWTQRLKEEYKALIAYTQMNKSNDNDWFRISASNPEGTRWTGKCWYVYNLLKYEFDLQFDIPITYPATAPELELPQLDGKTQKMYRGGKICLTVHFKPLWAKNCPKFGIAHALCLGLAPWLAAEIPVLVDSGMVKHKDDAASSTES; this comes from the exons ATGGAGGGTTGGGACCCGAACACCAAGTCGACGCTGACCCAGATACCACTTTTGACGACGAAGGCCGGTCCCAGAGATGGGGCGGCGTGGACGCAGCGGCTGAAGGAGGAGTACAAGGCGCTGATCGCATACACCCAGATGAACAAGTCCAACGACAACGATTGGTTCCGAATCTCCGCCTCCAATCCCGAGGGTACACGGTGGACTGGCAAGTGCTGGTACGTCTACAACCTCCTCAAGTACGAGTTCGATCTCCAATTCGATATCCCCATCACCTACCCCGCCACCGCACCGGAACTCGAGCTCCCTCAGCTAGACGGCAAGACCCAAAAG ATGTATAGAGGGGGGAAGATCTGCTTGACCGTGCATTTCAAGCCGCTTTGGGCCAAGAACTG TCCAAAATTTGGTATAGCACATGCACTTTGTTTGGGTCTTGCACCATGGCTTGCGGCAGAGATTCCCGTTCTTGTGGATTCTGGGATGGTTAAGCACAAAGATGATGCTGCATCATCAACTGAATCTTAG